A genomic segment from Truepera sp. encodes:
- a CDS encoding efflux RND transporter permease subunit, which yields MSSTLSKIVAALVLVAWLVVAGLGGPYFGRLSEVTTQSATSFLPATAESTRVTELQQAFAQDSNPPAILVYHSPDGLSPETQAKLRDQLAAIAKLEGVQQTSPLIPSADRNAAGEPYALQAFVLLGGDPGDAVERIRALNREQVGNVEAYVTGPAGQLADIRDAFSGIDGILLLVAVLAVLLILIVVYRSPVLPFVVLFSAIAALAGAIVAVFYMAQAGVIKLDAQAQGILFILVIGAATDYSLLLTARYREALLENESSLKALRVAWLGSVEPVLASGGTVIAGLLCLLFSDLNSNKAVGPVAASGIVFALLSALTLLPALLALLGRRAFFPSAPRYHAAPSHGVGFWDGIGRAVANRPRVLWGATLAVLVVLALFVPQFRASGISQNDFILGASEARSGENVRAEYFVAGSGTPVIVMTSPEESDAVMAAVAEVPGVESVTPRAAGSGAPTRPGESAKPAVVTVDGRSWVELQATLSYSEDSEEALDTVRTLRTAVRAEDPGALVGGGSAANLDTRDTARSDLFKIIPIVLLVITVVLVLLLRSILAPVLLVASTVISYLATLGVSALVFNHIFHFPGADPSVPLFGFVFLVALGIDYNIFLSSRIREEALAHGSREGVLRGLRLTGNVITSAGVVLAATFAALAVLPIIFMAQIAFIVSFGVLLDTFVVRSLLVPGLLYDLGGAVWWPWRLRSDAGEREARVKAAEGEAH from the coding sequence ATGTCCTCAACCCTCTCGAAGATCGTCGCCGCCTTAGTCCTCGTCGCCTGGTTGGTCGTTGCCGGCCTCGGCGGGCCGTACTTCGGGCGGCTGTCGGAGGTGACCACGCAGTCGGCCACCAGCTTCCTTCCCGCCACGGCGGAATCCACGCGCGTTACCGAGTTGCAGCAGGCGTTCGCGCAGGACTCGAACCCTCCCGCCATCCTCGTCTACCACTCGCCGGACGGCCTCAGCCCGGAGACGCAGGCGAAATTGCGGGACCAACTCGCGGCCATCGCGAAGCTCGAAGGGGTGCAGCAGACCTCGCCGCTCATCCCGTCGGCGGACCGCAACGCGGCCGGCGAGCCCTACGCCCTGCAGGCCTTCGTGCTCCTGGGTGGTGACCCCGGCGACGCGGTGGAGCGCATCCGCGCCCTCAACCGCGAGCAGGTGGGGAACGTCGAGGCGTACGTGACCGGGCCGGCCGGGCAGCTGGCGGACATCCGCGACGCGTTCTCGGGCATCGACGGGATCTTGCTGCTGGTCGCGGTGCTGGCGGTGCTGCTCATCCTGATAGTCGTTTACCGCAGCCCGGTGCTGCCGTTCGTGGTGCTGTTCAGCGCGATAGCGGCGTTGGCGGGCGCCATCGTGGCCGTCTTCTACATGGCCCAGGCGGGCGTCATCAAACTGGACGCCCAGGCGCAGGGGATCTTGTTCATCCTGGTCATCGGCGCCGCCACCGACTACTCGCTGCTGCTCACCGCCCGCTACCGCGAGGCCCTGCTCGAGAACGAGAGCTCGCTGAAGGCGTTGAGGGTGGCTTGGCTCGGCAGCGTGGAGCCGGTGCTTGCCTCGGGCGGCACCGTCATCGCGGGCCTGTTGTGCCTGCTTTTCTCCGACCTCAACTCCAACAAGGCGGTGGGGCCGGTGGCGGCCTCGGGCATCGTCTTCGCCCTGTTGTCGGCCCTCACGCTGTTGCCGGCGCTGTTGGCGCTCCTGGGCCGCCGCGCGTTCTTCCCGAGTGCACCGCGCTACCATGCCGCCCCCAGCCACGGGGTGGGCTTCTGGGACGGCATCGGCCGGGCGGTGGCCAACCGGCCGCGCGTGCTCTGGGGCGCCACGCTCGCGGTCCTCGTCGTGTTGGCGCTGTTCGTGCCGCAGTTCCGCGCCAGCGGCATCTCGCAGAACGACTTCATTCTGGGCGCCTCGGAGGCGCGCTCGGGCGAGAACGTGCGCGCCGAGTACTTCGTAGCGGGCTCGGGTACCCCGGTCATAGTCATGACCAGCCCGGAGGAATCGGACGCCGTGATGGCGGCCGTTGCCGAGGTGCCCGGCGTCGAGAGCGTTACGCCGCGCGCGGCCGGCTCGGGCGCCCCGACGCGGCCCGGTGAGTCCGCCAAGCCCGCAGTGGTGACCGTCGACGGGCGCAGCTGGGTAGAGTTGCAGGCCACCCTGTCGTACTCGGAGGACAGCGAGGAAGCGCTCGACACGGTGCGGACGCTGCGCACGGCGGTGAGGGCCGAGGACCCCGGCGCGCTGGTGGGCGGCGGCAGCGCGGCGAACTTAGACACGCGCGACACGGCGCGCAGCGACCTCTTCAAGATCATCCCCATCGTGCTGCTCGTCATCACGGTCGTCCTTGTGCTGCTGCTCAGGTCGATACTGGCGCCCGTGCTGCTCGTGGCCTCGACCGTCATCTCGTACCTCGCCACGCTCGGGGTCTCGGCGCTCGTCTTCAACCACATCTTCCACTTCCCGGGCGCCGACCCGAGCGTGCCGCTCTTCGGCTTCGTGTTCCTCGTGGCCCTTGGCATCGACTACAACATCTTCCTTTCCAGCCGCATCCGCGAGGAGGCGCTGGCGCACGGCAGCCGCGAGGGGGTGCTGCGCGGGCTGCGCCTCACCGGCAACGTGATCACGTCGGCGGGGGTGGTGTTGGCCGCCACCTTCGCGGCGCTCGCCGTGCTGCCCATCATCTTCATGGCGCAGATCGCGTTCATCGTCTCGTTCGGGGTGCTGCTGGACACCTTCGTCGTGCGCTCGCTGCTGGTGCCCGGCCTGCTCTACGACCTCGGCGGCGCGGTGTGGTGGCCGTGGCGGCTGAGGAGTGACGCGGGGGAGAGGGAGGCGCGGGTCAAGGCGGCCGAGGGCGAGGCGCACTGA
- a CDS encoding acetamidase/formamidase family protein, with protein sequence MSSFKTIHHHHHHFGWDNSLEPALTVEPGAELELRTIDSSGDQLNERSTAADVGVLDFERVNPVTGPIYVAGAVPGDAVEIEIVDFDESGWGWTGIIPGFGLLADEFSEPFINISRYDAKRVVFQPGIELPTRPFPGTIGLALAEAGHHSVVPPRAQGGNLDVRDLTRGTKLWLPVAVPGALLSIGDTHAAQGDGEVCGTAVETAMTVRVRVNLKKGAGFTNPRYEVAAGAAGEPMPKGFYATTGVAPDLLDATKDAIRAMIDHLGREYGLEPNLAYALCSVAVRLRISEVVDMPNWVVSAVLPRHIFA encoded by the coding sequence GTGAGCAGCTTCAAGACCATCCACCATCACCACCACCACTTCGGCTGGGACAACTCGCTGGAGCCCGCCCTCACCGTCGAGCCGGGCGCCGAACTCGAGCTCCGGACCATCGACTCCTCGGGCGACCAGTTGAACGAGCGCTCCACGGCAGCCGACGTCGGCGTGCTCGATTTCGAGAGGGTCAACCCGGTCACGGGCCCCATCTACGTCGCGGGCGCCGTTCCGGGCGACGCGGTGGAGATCGAGATCGTGGACTTCGACGAGAGCGGCTGGGGCTGGACCGGCATCATCCCCGGCTTCGGGCTGCTGGCCGACGAGTTCAGCGAGCCCTTCATCAACATCTCGCGCTACGACGCCAAGAGGGTGGTGTTCCAACCCGGCATCGAACTCCCCACCCGGCCGTTCCCCGGCACCATCGGCCTGGCGCTGGCCGAGGCCGGCCACCACTCGGTGGTGCCCCCACGCGCGCAGGGCGGCAACCTCGACGTGCGCGACCTCACGCGGGGCACCAAGCTGTGGCTGCCCGTCGCCGTTCCCGGCGCCTTGCTATCGATCGGCGACACGCACGCGGCGCAGGGCGACGGCGAGGTATGCGGCACTGCGGTGGAAACGGCCATGACCGTGCGCGTGCGCGTGAACCTGAAGAAGGGCGCGGGCTTTACCAACCCCCGCTACGAGGTGGCTGCCGGCGCGGCCGGCGAGCCGATGCCCAAGGGCTTCTACGCCACGACGGGCGTGGCGCCCGACCTGCTGGACGCCACCAAGGACGCGATCCGCGCCATGATCGACCACCTGGGCAGGGAGTACGGCCTGGAGCCGAACCTCGCCTACGCGCTCTGCAGCGTGGCCGTGAGATTACGCATCAGCGAGGTGGTAGACATGCCCAACTGGGTCGTGTCGGCGGTGCTGCCGAGGCACATCTTCGCGTGA
- a CDS encoding VLRF1 family aeRF1-type release factor codes for MIGSTLKLALLDNIEPRTEPVLSLYIDVYRANPDNVRKAFLLRVAEAMRGLDLDKGYINQLSDKLNREYSRAEGRTLVIFAGEDPDETFDAYYLQTALPFLGATDGVLAHWGRPLIAPLLFELDQRERYGVVYVAADRVRVFEAFLGQADELADFARTADTEDWVSYRHARRSPGIGAGVAARGGADVDSFDRRMAEATARLYRGLLPDLEKVIRDGRIGRLILVGQPPAIAAFEGAMPSGMKELVAGTLPPPSNPDAAAHEWQPHVADLIAKTEVEHELALLDRIRESGVWGKQETLTLLQERRLHTLMVPWSELPNVYLTKSGRVASSAEELRLLEPGADVSEVNLLEVLPKLVRDTGTVLEFAEGPAEERLNEEFGGLAGINRW; via the coding sequence ATGATAGGCAGCACCCTTAAACTGGCCCTGCTCGACAACATCGAACCGCGCACGGAGCCGGTTCTTTCGCTTTACATCGACGTTTACCGGGCCAACCCCGATAACGTCAGGAAGGCTTTCCTCCTGCGCGTGGCAGAGGCCATGCGCGGACTTGACCTCGACAAGGGCTACATCAACCAGCTGAGCGACAAGCTGAACCGTGAGTACTCGCGCGCCGAGGGTCGTACCCTCGTCATCTTCGCGGGCGAGGACCCCGACGAGACCTTCGACGCCTACTACCTGCAGACGGCGCTGCCGTTCCTTGGGGCGACCGACGGCGTTCTGGCGCACTGGGGCCGGCCGCTGATCGCCCCGCTGCTATTCGAACTCGATCAGCGGGAGCGTTACGGCGTCGTATACGTTGCCGCCGACCGCGTGCGGGTGTTCGAGGCGTTCCTGGGGCAGGCCGACGAGCTGGCCGACTTCGCGCGCACTGCCGACACCGAGGACTGGGTCTCCTACCGCCACGCGCGACGCAGCCCGGGTATAGGTGCGGGCGTGGCGGCACGCGGGGGCGCGGACGTCGACAGCTTCGACCGCCGCATGGCCGAGGCCACCGCGCGCCTGTACCGTGGCCTGCTTCCGGACCTAGAGAAGGTGATCAGGGATGGTCGCATCGGACGCCTCATCCTGGTCGGCCAACCACCCGCGATCGCAGCCTTCGAGGGCGCGATGCCGTCCGGCATGAAGGAGCTCGTTGCCGGGACGCTGCCGCCGCCCTCCAACCCCGACGCCGCGGCGCACGAGTGGCAGCCGCACGTTGCGGACCTCATAGCCAAGACGGAGGTGGAGCACGAGCTTGCCTTGCTCGACCGCATCCGCGAGTCGGGCGTGTGGGGGAAGCAGGAGACGCTGACGCTACTGCAGGAGCGCCGCCTTCACACGCTGATGGTCCCGTGGTCCGAGTTGCCCAATGTGTACCTCACCAAGAGCGGCCGGGTGGCGTCGAGCGCCGAGGAACTCAGGCTGCTGGAGCCCGGCGCCGACGTCTCCGAGGTGAACCTCCTCGAGGTCCTGCCTAAACTGGTGCGCGACACCGGAACCGTCCTCGAGTTCGCCGAGGGCCCCGCGGAGGAGCGCCTGAACGAGGAGTTCGGGGGCTTGGCCGGGATCAACCGCTGGTGA
- a CDS encoding GNAT family protein yields the protein MPFDLPRPRPQRVTLEGRYVRLEPLSHELHYDSLLAACTAPGAAERFRYLFEGPQGPAELTTWFRRVQGLEDPLFYAVIDRASGRCEGRQALMRIVPEHGVIELSSIFWGAAIARTRVATEALYLSASYVFDELGYRRFEWKCDALNQPSRRAALRFGFQFESVFRQHMVVKGLNRDTAWFAMLDGDWPRLRAGYQAWLAPENFGPDGRQRRRLGEVLAGD from the coding sequence ATGCCATTCGACCTACCGCGCCCTCGTCCCCAGCGTGTCACGCTCGAGGGGCGTTACGTGCGCCTAGAGCCGCTCAGCCACGAGCTCCACTACGACTCGTTACTGGCGGCCTGCACTGCCCCCGGCGCGGCAGAGCGCTTCCGCTACCTGTTCGAGGGGCCGCAGGGGCCTGCGGAGCTGACGACCTGGTTCAGGCGCGTACAGGGGCTCGAAGACCCGCTCTTCTATGCCGTGATCGACCGCGCCAGCGGCCGCTGCGAGGGTCGCCAGGCCCTCATGCGGATCGTGCCGGAGCATGGGGTCATCGAGCTGAGCAGCATCTTCTGGGGCGCCGCCATCGCACGGACCCGCGTGGCCACCGAGGCGCTCTACCTGAGCGCCTCCTACGTGTTCGACGAACTGGGCTACCGCCGCTTCGAGTGGAAGTGCGACGCCCTCAACCAGCCCAGCCGGCGCGCCGCCCTGCGGTTCGGGTTCCAGTTCGAGAGTGTGTTCCGCCAACACATGGTGGTGAAGGGCCTCAACCGCGACACCGCCTGGTTCGCCATGCTGGACGGCGACTGGCCGCGACTGAGAGCGGGCTACCAGGCCTGGTTGGCGCCCGAGAACTTCGGCCCGGACGGCCGCCAGAGGCGGCGGTTGGGCGAGGTGCTGGCGGGGGACTGA